A window of the Helianthus annuus cultivar XRQ/B chromosome 4, HanXRQr2.0-SUNRISE, whole genome shotgun sequence genome harbors these coding sequences:
- the LOC110933725 gene encoding J domain-containing protein DDB_G0295729-like gives MGNCPDGDRVMYATGTLEDGALTWWNAQVQMLGIEMANATTWDDFKELMREEYCPRDEIQKLEKEYYNLKMEGSEIEAYTKRSHELANKCPNISRPPPRRIELYIKGLEPSVKSLVTAANLNNLPQIIRLAHKITDQEVERGSLPPRVSATTPATTATTPSSDNKCKWNDADKATSASQSQKRPDNSNNRSFIQSSSVNQRQGSNQSQGTYVGKNPKCNKCGYHHHGPCVRACHRCDKVGHVAKDCRAPYPKQQQHQQNQQHQQQQRQQPHQNQGNRKGCFQCGDEGHIKRDCPQLNQNANDNNNRQNNNNNAGNNNNDNNGGNGARGRVFTIGAGDARNDEFSQRLGLTPTPLETKHVVELANDKTIEASHVIMGCKLDLVGQVFDIDLLPVTLGSFDVVGHHSGAMVGIISAMQAQKCLRKGYPAILALVTDTPFEERKIEDLPVVREFSDVFPEELPGLPPHSQVEFQIDLTLGAAPIACAPYRLAPGEFQEL, from the exons ATGGGTAATTGTCCCGATGGGGACCGGGTGATGTATGCTACTGGCACATTagaggatggtgccctgacctggtggaatgcccaagtgcagATGTTGGGAATCGAAATGGCTAATGCAACCACTTGGGATGACTTCAAGGAGTTGATgcgggaggagtattgtcctcgtgacgAGATTCAGAAACTTGAGAAGGAGTACTACAATCTGAAGATGGAGGGGTCCGAAATTGAAGCGTACACGAAGAGGTCACATGAGCTGGCAAACAAGTGCCCTAACATATCTCGACCCCCACCTCGACGAATTGAACTGTATATCAAGGGCCTGGAACCGTcagtgaagagtttggtcactgctgCAAATCTTAACAATCTGCCTCAGATCATCCGTTTAGCACACAAGATTACCGACCAAGAGGTCGAGCGTGGATCGCTACCGCctcgtgtttctgctactaccccTGCTACTACAGCTACCACACCTTCTAGTGATAACAAGTGTAAATGGAACGATGctgacaaagcaaccagtgcaagtcaatctcagaaaaggccCGACAACAGCAATAACCGTAGTTTCATTCAGTCGTCCTCAGTTAACCAAAGACAGGGCAGCAATCAAAGTCAAGGCACCTACGTTGGTAAGAatccaaagtgcaacaagtgtggtTATCATCATCATGGACCGTGTGTTCGGGCTTGCCATAGGTGCGATAAGGTGGGCCATGTGGCAAAAGACTGTAGAGCTCCGTATCCAAAGCAGCAGCAGCACCAGCAAAATCAGCAGCATCAGCAACAGCAAAGGCAGCAGCCCCATCAGAACCAAGGCAATAGGaaggggtgtttccagtgtggggacGAGGGTCAcatcaagcgggattgccctcagctgaatcagAACGCCAATGATAACAACAATCGTcagaataacaataacaatgctgggaacaacaataacGACAATAATGGGGGCAATGGTGCTCGTGGAAGGGTATTTACAATTGGTGCTGGTGATGCTAGGAACGACG AGTTCAGTCAACGATTAGGGTTAACTCCAACACCTCTAGAAactaagcatgtagtagaattagctaacgaTAAGACGATCGAAGCCTCACATGTTATTATGGGATGCAAACTTGATCTTGTTGGTCAAGTatttgacattgacctccttcctgttacgctcggtagttttgatgtAGTG GGGCATCACAGTGGTGCGATGGTTGGTATCATCTCAGCTATGCAAGCGCAGAAGTGTCTACGAAAGGGGTATCCTGCTATTCTAGCACTTGTCACTGATACTCCATttgaagaaaggaagatcgaaGACCTGCCAGTTGTTCGTGAATTTTCTGATGTGTTTCCTGAGGAGCTTCCGGGTTTACCTCCTCACAGTcaagtggaatttcagattgatctcaCACTAGGAGCGGCCCCAATTGCttgtgctccttatcgtcttgcacctggAGAGTTTCAAGAGTTATAA